The following coding sequences are from one Sesamum indicum cultivar Zhongzhi No. 13 linkage group LG11, S_indicum_v1.0, whole genome shotgun sequence window:
- the LOC105173498 gene encoding probable sugar phosphate/phosphate translocator At4g32390, giving the protein MGKGGALSEGVLKKIVLSYTYVAIWIFLSFTVIVYNKYILDRKLYNWPYPISLTMIHMAFCSSLAYILVRIFKVVDPVTMSWDLYLKSVVPIGLLYSLSLWLSNSAYIYLSVSFIQMLKALMPVAVYTIGVLLKKEVFKSETMANMISISIGVGIAAYGEAKFDSWGVILQLGAVAFEATRLVMIQILLTSKGITLNPITSLYYVAPCCLVFLFFPWVFVEYPVLRESSSYHLDYVIFGTNSFCAFALNLAVFLLVGKTSALTMNVAGVVKDWLLIAFSWSVIMDTVTPINLFGYALAFLGVAYYNHSKLMALKAKDAQKKSQQPDDEEAGRLLEQREGENNGAKKSESQN; this is encoded by the coding sequence ATGGGGAAAGGAGGAGCTTTAAGCGAAGGGGTGCTGAAGAAGATCGTGTTATCCTACACCTATGTGGCGATATGGATCTTCCTCTCCTTCACCGTGATCGTCTACAACAAGTACATCCTGGATCGGAAGTTGTACAACTGGCCTTATCCCATCTCCCTCACCATGATTCACATGGCTTTCTGCTCTTCTTTGGCGTATATCCTCGTTCGCATCTTCAAGGTTGTGGATCCGGTCACCATGTCTTGGGATCTCTACCTCAAATCCGTTGTCCCAATTGGGCTTCTATACTCTCTCTCCCTCTGGCTTTCTAATTCTGCTTACATTTATCTCTCTGTGTCATTTATTCAAATGCTTAAGGCACTTATGCCTGTTGCTGTATACACCATTGGTGTGTTGCTCAAGAAAGAGGTATTTAAATCGGAGACGATGGCAAATATGATCTCGATCTCGATTGGGGTCGGGATTGCGGCGTATGGGGAGGCGAAATTTGATTCTTGGGGTGTTATTCTTCAACTGGGTGCTGTCGCTTTTGAGGCCACCAGGCTTGTCATGATTCAGATCTTACTTACTTCTAAGGGTATCACTCTCAATCCTATAACCTCTCTTTATTATGTGGCCCCATGCTGCTTGGTATTCTTGTTTTTCCCCTGGGTTTTCGTCGAGTATCCGGTCTTGAGGGAGAGTTCAAGCTACCATTtagattatgtgatttttGGGACCAATTCTTTCTGTGCTTTCGCCCTAAATCTAGCTGTGTTCTTGCTTGTTGGGAAGACGTCTGCTTTGACCATGAATGTGGCTGGTGTGGTGAAGGATTGGCTCTTGATTGCCTTCTCTTGGTCTGTTATTATGGACACTGTCACTCCCATCAATCTTTTTGGATATGCATTGGCTTTCTTGGGTGTTGCATATTACAATCACTCAAAGCTGATGGCCCTCAAGGCAAAGGACGCGCAGAAGAAGTCCCAACAGCCTGACGATGAGGAGGCTGGAAGGTTATTGGAGCAAAGGGAAGGGGAGAATAATGGAGCTAAAAAGAGCGAGTCCCAAAATTAA
- the LOC105173499 gene encoding pentatricopeptide repeat-containing protein At5g66520-like, translated as MIERADEHRTDISSLTQRCSTLNQLKQIHGYLLKLPFRNFAALTSLLSFAVASTNPAFFCYAEAIFRNLRRRTTFLYNTMIRGYVQSNKPIEAILCYKDMLNDRLIRNNYTFTPLVKACSMILPDFRLMGLLVHGHVIKLGFCPDLFIASALIEFYALNLDMGTAEELFGEIPVRDVVLWTTMVDGYGKMGDVEKARALFDEMPERNVISWSTIMAAYSRKSDFREVLCLYRTMEESGLKPNEAVLVSALTACAHLGALAQGLWIHSYAEKCKYSSNPILATALVDMYLKCGCMKLALTVFDQMHDKDSQAWNAIISGLALNGDAMKSLELFDDMVLSGMQPTEATFVAILTACTHAKLLDKGLSLFENMGKIYKIQAKIEHYACVVDLLARSGKLEEAEKFIDEKMGGIDEGDANVWGALLGACRVYGKVETGNRLWRKLAKKGVDDYGIHVLAYNMFREAGWDAEAKSVRRLIQKKQLKKKPGCSAIEVNGIVEEFVAGDVSHPQADDIYRILYSLLCDVSRSITLHEYDETSST; from the coding sequence ATGATTGAAAGAGCCGATGAACACCGAACTGACATCTCCTCTCTCACTCAGCGTTGCAGCACTCTAAATCAGCTCAAACAAATTCATGGCTACCTTCTCAAACTTCCTTTTCGAAACTTCGCCGCCCTGACCTCTCTGCTCTCGTTCGCCGTGGCCTCCACCAATCCCGCTTTCTTTTGCTATGCTGAGGCCATATTCCGAAACCTCCGCCGCCGTACTACTTTCCTTTACAACACTATGATCAGAGGATATGTGCAATCGAATAAGCCAATAGAGGCCATTTTATGCTATAAGGACATGCTAAATGATAGACTTATAAGAAATAACTACACTTTTACGCCTCTAGTTAAGGCTTGTTCAATGATTTTGCCTGATTTTCGGCTTATGGGTCTTTTAGTGCATGGCCATGTCATCAAGTTAGGATTCTGTCCTGACCTATTCATTGCAAGCGCTTTGATTGAGTTCTATGCGTTGAATCTTGATATGGGGACTGCAGAAGAGCTGTTTGGTGAAATTCCTGTAAGAGATGTGGTGTTGTGGACTACTATGGTTGACGGATATGGCAAAATGGGGGATGTTGAGAAAGCTAGGGCactgtttgatgaaatgccaGAGAGGAACGTGATATCTTGGAGTACAATAATGGCAGCATATTCACGAAAAAGTGACTTTCGAGAAGTGCTGTGCTTGTATAGAACAATGGAGGAGTCGGGCTTGAAGCCTAATGAGGCAGTTCTTGTGAGTGCCCTTACCGCGTGTGCTCATCTTGGTGCATTAGCACAAGGCTTATGGATACACTCATATGCTGAGAAATGTAAATACAGTTCAAATCCTATACTAGCCACCGCACTGGTGGACATGTACTTGAAATGCGGTTGCATGAAATTGGCTTTAACAGTTTTCGACCAGATGCATGACAAGGATAGTCAGGCGTGGAACGCTATTATATCTGGGTTAGCATTGAACGGGGATGCAATGAAATCACTTGAATTGTTTGACGACATGGTCTTGAGTGGGATGCAACCTACTGAAGCCACTTTTGTTGCTATCCTGACTGCTTGTACTCATGCTAAGTTGCTTGACAAGGGCCTTTCCCTATTTGAAAATATGGGTAAAATCTACAAGATTCAGGCTAAAATTGAGCATTATGCATGTGTGGTCGACCTATTGGCACGATCAGGTAAGTTAGAGGAAGCTGAGAAATTTATTGATGAGAAAATGGGTGGAATTGATGAAGGGGATGCTAATGTATGGGGAGCTCTTCTTGGGGCATGTAGGGTTTATGGGAAGGTTGAAACTGGGAATAGGTTATGGAGAAAGCTTGCCAAAAAGGGAGTTGATGACTATGGAATTCATGTGCTTGCATATAACATGTTCCGGGAAGCTGGCTGGGATGCTGAAGCAAAGAGCGTGAGGAGATTAATTCAGAAGAAACAACTGAAGAAAAAACCTGGTTGCAGCGCAATAGAAGTTAATGGAATTGTTGAAGAGTTTGTTGCTGGCGATGTATCACACCCCCAAGCTGACGACATATATAGAATactttattctttattatgtGATGTATCACGTTCAATAACGTTGCATGAGTACGATGAAACCAGCAGTACGTAA
- the LOC105173500 gene encoding NADP-dependent alkenal double bond reductase P2-like gives MEVRNKYVTTKNHIDGAPNASDFCICEESLSLNLQTADHEGISNDVVVVQNLYVSIDPYQINRMKTHSCSHNIVPAASAVLPGQGIGGSGVGRVVDSGNPDFKAGDVVSGNLNWGEYTVVKGGRLLQKLDTSLGFPLSYYAGGVLGTSGLTAYAGFFKVCKPKKGEKVFVSAACGSVGILVGQYAKLFGCYVVGCAGSKEKVDLLKNKIGFDDAFNYKEETDLSSTLERYFPTGIDIYFDNVGGEMLEAAIQNMNNFGRVTICGQISEYTNTQKRAKLDMIRVLYKRIRIKGFICPDFMDIYQEFISTTTQYLQTSKIKVIEDISYGVDSIPEAFLHLFHGNNIGKKVVRIAQD, from the exons atgGAAGTGAGAAATAAGTACGTAACAACGAAAAACCACATCGATGGAGCCCCAAACGCATCAGACTTCTGCATTTGTGAAGAATCACTTTCACTAAATCTCCAGACAGCTGATCATGAGGGTATCTCCAACGATGTTGTGGTGGTGCAAAATCTGTACGTTTCCATCGATCCCTACCAAATAAACCGCATGAAGACCCACAGCTGCTCGCACAACATTGTCCCCGCGGCATCTGCTGTTCTTCCGGGACAG GGGATAGGAGGCAGTGGGGTGGGGAGAGTGGTGGATTCTGGGAACCCTGACTTTAAAGCAGGCGATGTGGTGTCGGGAAATCTCAACTGGGGGGAGTATACCGTCGTCAAAGGTGGTCGTTTGTTGCAAAAATTGGATACCAGCTTGGGATTCCCCCTCTCATATTATGCTGGAGGAGTTCTAG GAACCAGTGGATTGACAGCATATGCAGGGTTTTTCAAAGTTTGCAAGCCCAAGAAGGGGGAGAAAGTGTTTGTTTCTGCTGCATGTGGATCAGTTGGCATTTTAGTCGGACAATATGCCAAGTTGTTTGGATGCTATGTTGTTGGTTGTGCAGGAAGTAAGGAAAAG GTGGACTTACTGAAAAATAAGATTGGGTTTGACGATGCATTCAACTATAAAGAAGAAACTGATTTGAGCTCAACTCTTGAAAG GTACTTCCCGACAGGGATCGATATATACTTCGACAACGTGGGAGGTGAAATGCTGGAAGCAGCAATTCAGAATATGAACAATTTTGGTAGAGTGACCATCTGTGGGCAGATATCTGAATATACAAATACTCAAAAAAGAGCGAAGCTGGATATGATACGAGTTCTCTACAAAAGAATCAGAATAAAGGGATTCATTTGTCCGGACTTTATGGATATATACCAAGAATTCATTTCTACTACTACCCAATATCTTCAGACAAGCAAGATTAAGGTCATCGAAGACATTTCTTATGGTGTGGACAGCATCCCGGAGGCCTTTCTCCATCTTTTTCATGGAaataatattggaaaaaaGGTGGTAAGAATTGCTCAAGATTAG